In Leptospira sp. WS58.C1, a single genomic region encodes these proteins:
- a CDS encoding chromosome segregation SMC family protein, which translates to MYLKSLNIVGFKTFADETEVLLDPGFTAVVGPNGSGKSNIVDALKWVFGEKSAKGLRGDKMDDVIFHGSEARKPAGFAEVSVVFDNSSKLIKMDYPTIKLTRRLYADGNNEYLINDSRVQRKEIEKILLDTGIGKSSYSIMEQGKVDRILHSKPEERRLIFEEAAGISRFKMERQEALKKLSDTNQNLLRIQDIMNTMKKEMEVKEKQAEKAEEYFRLKQELDETDKIIRYIKFSTLTRKFETSENELKEIKEKNRVLLEMISSETGRIEELDHQKSDLEKKVAEIDKKLLDHLTQTQIQKDKVESNKGIILDYSDRISDIRESLTKEESAQSLLQIEKEKLEKEAIDLEGESKSLELGIEDLRKNKTEIESKIEAENTSIQEKETKIQSNDKRHVELRERLKEVIFDLISQLESRKKEAQSTEAERNRLKELLLGEADRIHSVEAELKSALDSYSGEETKNKISYLAGKLETEKFRSQLGEYFSLEDSIRSLLFDRDGFLSQKEGLDQEIEDLILENENLTRSIKESGLAIESLREEAENIREKIVYLEKRILELNSERNAKLESGKSLSERIEETQKRILAAQESIKTLGFKKTEFEKEVIELEQQIENRYNEFLEMSRALDSEKEALRNIVKEIQGLKNEIQKNQEDYKNLFPILTEKEKAVSVYKVQLESFSEELYNDYSISEQELADEFKDKKPEKGESETKLKRLKSDIQMLGSINPLSIEEYRNVKEIYEHHRTQKEDIERSKNDITEILKNINEESEKLFRETFERIKENFQETFSTLFNGGRAMLELVDGEDSLNAGIEIMAEPPGKHVQNLRLLSGGEKSLTAIALLFAIYMVKPSPFCFLDEIDAALDEANKLRFCQILDKFKDKSQFVVITHAQSTIHRANSIFGVTNEEPGISKIISLRLDEARDFAGRATEAV; encoded by the coding sequence ATGTATCTTAAAAGCCTGAATATTGTTGGATTCAAGACCTTTGCGGACGAGACGGAAGTCCTTCTCGATCCGGGATTTACCGCAGTTGTAGGACCTAACGGTTCCGGAAAATCGAATATAGTCGACGCTTTAAAATGGGTCTTCGGCGAAAAATCCGCCAAGGGTCTTCGAGGTGATAAGATGGATGATGTCATCTTTCACGGTTCCGAAGCTCGTAAGCCTGCGGGTTTTGCGGAAGTCAGCGTTGTCTTCGATAATTCTTCCAAACTGATCAAGATGGATTATCCAACCATCAAATTGACCCGCAGATTATACGCGGATGGAAATAACGAATATCTAATAAACGATTCTCGCGTCCAACGTAAGGAAATCGAAAAGATCCTCCTCGATACAGGGATCGGAAAATCCAGCTATTCCATTATGGAACAAGGGAAAGTGGATCGTATCCTTCATTCCAAACCGGAAGAGAGAAGGCTGATCTTCGAAGAAGCTGCAGGTATTTCCAGATTCAAGATGGAAAGACAAGAGGCTCTCAAAAAACTTTCGGACACCAACCAAAACCTTCTTCGTATCCAAGACATTATGAATACGATGAAAAAGGAAATGGAAGTTAAGGAAAAACAAGCGGAGAAGGCCGAAGAATATTTCCGACTCAAGCAAGAGTTGGACGAAACGGACAAGATCATCCGTTATATCAAGTTTTCCACTCTTACGAGAAAATTTGAAACCTCCGAGAATGAGTTGAAAGAGATCAAAGAAAAGAACAGAGTTCTTTTGGAAATGATCTCTTCCGAAACCGGAAGGATCGAAGAGTTGGACCATCAAAAGTCCGACTTGGAGAAGAAGGTCGCTGAGATCGATAAAAAACTTTTGGATCATCTCACCCAAACCCAGATCCAAAAAGACAAGGTAGAGAGTAATAAAGGGATTATCCTAGATTATTCCGATCGTATATCCGACATTAGAGAATCCTTAACTAAGGAAGAATCCGCTCAGAGTCTTCTGCAGATCGAAAAAGAAAAGCTGGAAAAAGAAGCGATCGATCTGGAAGGAGAAAGTAAATCCTTAGAGCTTGGCATCGAGGACCTTCGTAAGAATAAAACGGAGATAGAATCCAAGATAGAGGCGGAAAATACTTCCATCCAAGAAAAGGAAACAAAGATCCAGTCCAATGACAAACGACATGTGGAACTGAGAGAAAGACTAAAAGAAGTCATTTTTGATCTCATCTCCCAATTGGAATCCCGTAAAAAAGAAGCCCAATCCACGGAAGCGGAAAGAAATCGTCTGAAGGAACTCCTACTCGGAGAAGCAGACAGGATCCATTCCGTAGAAGCGGAATTAAAATCCGCATTGGATTCGTATAGCGGAGAAGAAACTAAAAACAAGATCTCCTACCTAGCCGGGAAACTGGAAACGGAAAAGTTCAGATCTCAATTGGGAGAATATTTCTCCTTGGAAGACAGCATCCGCAGTTTATTATTCGATAGAGACGGATTTTTATCCCAAAAAGAAGGTTTAGACCAAGAGATCGAAGATCTGATCTTAGAGAACGAAAATCTGACCAGGTCTATCAAAGAATCCGGACTTGCCATTGAATCTTTACGAGAGGAAGCTGAGAATATCCGTGAAAAGATCGTTTATTTAGAAAAAAGGATCTTAGAATTAAATTCCGAGAGGAATGCTAAATTAGAATCCGGCAAATCTCTTTCCGAAAGGATAGAAGAGACCCAAAAGAGGATCTTGGCAGCACAAGAGTCCATTAAAACTTTAGGCTTTAAAAAAACGGAATTCGAAAAAGAAGTGATCGAACTGGAACAACAGATCGAGAACAGATACAATGAATTTTTAGAAATGAGCCGAGCTTTGGATTCCGAAAAAGAAGCGCTCAGGAATATCGTAAAAGAGATCCAAGGTTTAAAAAACGAGATCCAGAAAAACCAGGAAGATTATAAGAACTTATTCCCGATCTTGACCGAAAAGGAAAAGGCGGTCTCGGTTTATAAGGTCCAACTCGAATCCTTCTCCGAAGAATTGTACAACGATTATTCCATCTCCGAACAGGAACTTGCCGACGAGTTCAAAGACAAAAAACCTGAAAAGGGAGAGAGCGAGACCAAGCTCAAACGTTTAAAATCCGATATCCAGATGTTGGGTTCCATTAACCCTCTTTCTATCGAAGAATATCGAAATGTAAAAGAGATCTACGAACACCATCGTACTCAAAAAGAAGATATCGAAAGATCCAAAAACGATATCACGGAGATCCTGAAAAACATCAACGAAGAGTCCGAAAAACTTTTCAGAGAAACATTCGAAAGGATCAAAGAAAATTTCCAGGAAACATTCTCCACTTTGTTTAATGGGGGAAGAGCGATGCTCGAACTCGTGGACGGAGAAGACAGCTTAAATGCCGGCATCGAGATTATGGCGGAACCTCCCGGTAAACATGTCCAGAACCTTAGGCTTTTATCGGGTGGAGAAAAATCCTTAACAGCGATCGCGTTGTTATTCGCGATTTATATGGTAAAACCTTCTCCATTTTGTTTCTTGGATGAGATCGATGCAGCACTCGACGAGGCGAATAAACTTCGATTCTGCCAGATCTTGGACAAGTTCAAGGACAAGTCCCAGTTTGTGGTGATCACTCACGCTCAGTCTACGATCCACAGGGCAAATTCCATTTTCGGGGTCACAAACGAAGAGCCTGGAATTTCCAAAATTATCAGCTTGAGACTGGACGAAGCCAGAGATTTTGCTGGAAGAGCGACAGAAGCAGTATAA
- a CDS encoding motility associated factor glycosyltransferase family protein, whose amino-acid sequence MSHDLPEKTREIFGKKPYLSLYFQNPPTEPLEFRLEAAKNQNEFFLSKKGRALASSVSPLTQAKRQVDSVSIQSTDLVAILGLGNPHLIREVESKLEPGQILLLIDKDKDLLFPLWEEWLEPVMEVPGKHLFLGENSLSLLWNYLESLPVERVSGIRILRNAASVSLEEMFYAETDIRLRKILSSKMSDLLTKFEFERIWVRNSLVNTANFLSPPSPRTKIEFLKEKFNGTPSLLVSAGPNLRRQCEWIKTIRDKVFVMSCDTSLKVLLKYGIVPDGVMTLDAQTHSVFHFLGEDTSSIPLFADLVSSPPILRNLKFKSIVHSITAKYLVDASGELKREATAGSSSAESLLGPIGDIQSGGSVATTAFDLLRSLGCKPCFLVGQDLAYSGREIHSTGTHHNEKWLTLLSRRTSLEKINEAVVRKRDTRYVPSVTGGEVLTDYVLDLYRHWFEESCKSLDFPVYNVNTQGAKIENAQNIGPEEATRILSGFQNHKYFWKEFPAWKPELINETLVGSPTDFKKELLETIDRIKNEFSKSEKKEEVYADLLSLFRNTLGKWEDLRYLIRKTEVYILRHKDKLDEARKKELFLGAILKEFTMLRRKLIAGS is encoded by the coding sequence ATGTCTCACGATCTCCCGGAAAAAACAAGAGAAATATTCGGGAAAAAGCCCTATCTCAGCCTGTATTTCCAAAATCCTCCAACCGAGCCGTTGGAGTTCCGACTAGAGGCTGCCAAAAACCAAAACGAGTTCTTCCTCTCCAAAAAAGGGAGGGCCTTGGCAAGTTCAGTTTCTCCCCTTACCCAAGCAAAACGCCAAGTGGATTCCGTTTCCATTCAATCCACCGATCTCGTAGCAATTTTAGGGCTCGGAAATCCTCATTTGATCCGAGAAGTAGAATCCAAATTAGAACCCGGCCAAATTTTATTACTCATAGACAAGGACAAAGACCTACTCTTTCCACTTTGGGAAGAATGGCTGGAACCGGTGATGGAAGTCCCGGGAAAACATTTGTTCTTGGGAGAAAATTCACTCTCTCTTCTTTGGAATTATCTGGAGTCCCTTCCGGTGGAAAGAGTTTCCGGCATCAGGATACTACGAAACGCAGCAAGCGTTTCGTTGGAAGAAATGTTCTATGCGGAAACGGATATAAGACTTCGAAAAATTTTATCTTCTAAGATGAGTGACCTACTCACCAAATTCGAATTCGAAAGGATTTGGGTGAGAAATTCTCTCGTAAACACGGCAAACTTTCTGTCGCCGCCGAGCCCAAGGACAAAAATCGAGTTTTTAAAAGAAAAATTTAACGGAACACCTTCCCTACTCGTATCCGCAGGACCGAACCTGCGCAGACAATGTGAATGGATTAAAACTATTAGAGATAAGGTTTTTGTAATGTCCTGCGATACGTCTCTCAAAGTTCTTCTCAAATATGGAATCGTACCTGACGGAGTAATGACATTGGACGCACAAACGCATTCCGTATTCCATTTTTTAGGAGAGGATACGTCCTCAATCCCGTTATTCGCGGACCTGGTTAGTTCCCCTCCTATATTAAGAAATTTGAAATTTAAATCCATAGTCCATAGTATTACCGCAAAATATCTGGTAGATGCTTCCGGAGAATTAAAAAGAGAAGCGACCGCAGGAAGTTCCAGTGCGGAATCACTGCTTGGTCCGATCGGAGACATCCAATCCGGAGGAAGTGTCGCCACGACCGCATTCGATCTACTCAGAAGCCTTGGATGTAAACCCTGCTTTTTGGTCGGCCAAGATCTGGCCTATTCCGGCAGAGAGATCCATTCCACAGGAACTCACCATAACGAAAAATGGCTTACTTTACTTTCCAGAAGAACAAGTTTAGAAAAAATCAATGAAGCAGTGGTCCGAAAAAGAGATACAAGATACGTCCCTTCCGTCACTGGAGGAGAAGTATTGACGGATTATGTTTTGGACTTGTACAGACATTGGTTCGAAGAATCTTGTAAGTCCTTGGACTTTCCGGTATATAATGTAAACACACAAGGCGCCAAAATAGAAAATGCACAAAATATAGGACCGGAAGAAGCCACCCGGATCCTAAGCGGATTCCAAAATCACAAATACTTTTGGAAAGAATTCCCTGCCTGGAAACCGGAATTGATTAACGAAACCTTGGTGGGATCTCCTACGGATTTCAAAAAAGAATTATTAGAAACAATCGATAGGATCAAAAACGAATTCTCCAAATCGGAAAAAAAAGAAGAAGTTTATGCAGATCTACTTTCTCTTTTTCGAAACACATTAGGAAAATGGGAAGATCTCAGATATCTTATCCGAAAAACGGAAGTATATATTCTCCGCCATAAAGATAAACTGGACGAAGCCCGCAAAAAAGAACTTTTCTTGGGCGCAATACTCAAAGAGTTCACTATGCTCCGCAGAAAACTTATAGCTGGAAGCTAG